The following are from one region of the Prevotella sp. HUN102 genome:
- a CDS encoding DUF417 family protein — protein sequence MIKQLSALVDWVLRFSASLSGIGVHLIRVAILVIFVWIGGLKVFNYEAEGIVPFVANSPFMSFFYSKEAPEYKDYKLKEGEFDVKKHEWHEDNNTYVFSKGLGAAIVTFGVLAFLGIWWPKVGFVGSGLVFIMTLGTLSFLVTTPECWVPDLGSGEHGFPLLSGAGRLVIKDTCILAGAVVTLADCAKRILKKN from the coding sequence ATGATCAAACAATTATCAGCTTTAGTAGACTGGGTGCTGCGTTTTTCGGCTTCTCTCTCCGGTATCGGCGTCCACCTCATCCGTGTAGCCATCCTCGTGATTTTCGTATGGATTGGCGGTCTGAAAGTTTTCAACTATGAGGCCGAAGGCATCGTTCCCTTCGTTGCCAACAGTCCGTTTATGAGTTTCTTTTACAGCAAGGAAGCTCCTGAATATAAGGACTATAAGCTGAAGGAAGGCGAGTTTGACGTGAAGAAGCACGAATGGCACGAGGACAACAACACATACGTATTCTCAAAGGGCTTGGGTGCAGCCATCGTTACTTTCGGTGTGCTTGCCTTCTTGGGCATCTGGTGGCCGAAGGTAGGTTTCGTAGGCTCCGGACTGGTGTTCATTATGACGCTCGGGACGCTCTCCTTCCTCGTAACGACGCCCGAATGCTGGGTGCCCGACTTAGGAAGCGGCGAGCACGGATTCCCGTTGCTCTCCGGTGCAGGCCGACTCGTCATCAAGGACACCTGTATTCTGGCAGGTGCGGTAGTAACGCTTGCCGACTGTGCAAAGCGCATTCTGAAAAAGAACTAA
- the rd gene encoding rubredoxin → MKKYECETCGYVYDPEVGDPDGGVAPGTAFEDIPDDWVCPLCGVGKDDFVVVEE, encoded by the coding sequence ATGAAAAAGTATGAATGCGAGACTTGTGGATACGTTTACGATCCAGAAGTAGGAGATCCAGACGGAGGTGTCGCTCCGGGTACAGCTTTTGAAGATATTCCAGATGATTGGGTATGCCCACTTTGCGGTGTTGGCAAGGACGACTTCGTGGTTGTTGAAGAATAA
- a CDS encoding GxxExxY protein has translation MRVHREYRYGLLENAYEVALKYLLEQKGYTVERQVFLPIFWKEVKLDQSYRMDLVVNGNIIVELKAIAHIDTPHRRQLWNYLNLTHLPYGMLINFSPTGLYSEWLPIFRAGVLFSAIAADCAIIRVSSLRYSSQKGSVFVSQSTYLSFPP, from the coding sequence ATGAGGGTGCATCGGGAATACCGCTACGGACTGCTCGAGAATGCCTACGAAGTGGCATTGAAATATCTGCTGGAACAGAAAGGCTACACCGTAGAGCGACAAGTATTCCTGCCTATATTCTGGAAAGAAGTAAAACTCGACCAGAGTTATCGCATGGACTTGGTGGTAAACGGCAACATCATCGTCGAGCTGAAAGCCATCGCCCATATCGACACGCCCCATCGTCGCCAGTTATGGAACTATCTCAACCTGACGCATCTACCCTATGGCATGCTGATAAACTTCAGTCCCACAGGATTGTATTCGGAGTGGTTGCCGATATTCCGTGCAGGCGTTCTGTTTTCGGCAATCGCAGCCGACTGCGCCATTATCAGGGTTTCGTCGCTTCGGTATTCGTCGCAGAAAGGATCGGTGTTCGTTTCCCAGTCCACGTATTTATCTTTTCCTCCCTGA
- a CDS encoding DNA-binding protein, which yields MVVDRIVRETSLSAGDVSNALISLGAIVRDALLMGASVDLADLGSFRVIAPPTMVDNEIDVTAATLKTPKIVFTPKMQMRDSAKSVELVVDNPKRRKQQGTQGENGSGEDDNP from the coding sequence ATGGTGGTGGACCGCATTGTCCGCGAGACTTCGCTCTCTGCCGGCGACGTCTCCAACGCCCTCATCTCGCTCGGCGCCATCGTGCGCGACGCCCTGCTGATGGGAGCCAGCGTGGACCTTGCCGACCTCGGCTCGTTCCGCGTCATCGCCCCTCCGACGATGGTGGACAATGAAATCGACGTGACCGCCGCCACGCTCAAGACCCCGAAAATCGTCTTCACGCCCAAGATGCAGATGCGCGACTCGGCAAAGAGCGTGGAACTGGTGGTAGACAACCCCAAGCGGCGCAAGCAGCAAGGTACGCAGGGCGAAAATGGCAGCGGCGAGGATGACAACCCATAG
- a CDS encoding DUF4295 domain-containing protein, translating into MAKKAVATLREGSTDGRAYTKVIKMVKSPKTGAYVFDEQMVPNEAVKDFFKD; encoded by the coding sequence ATGGCAAAGAAAGCGGTCGCTACCCTTCGTGAAGGTTCTACGGATGGTCGCGCATACACAAAGGTAATCAAGATGGTTAAGAGCCCTAAGACGGGTGCTTACGTCTTTGATGAGCAGATGGTTCCTAACGAGGCTGTTAAGGACTTCTTTAAGGATTAA
- a CDS encoding 5'-methylthioadenosine/adenosylhomocysteine nucleosidase has protein sequence MKIGIIVAMDKEFAQLRSILDNAVAEHRNHKDFVLGQIGGKEIVLQKCGIGKVNSAVGAVEMINNYQPDLIISSGCAGGADTSLEMLDVVVAEECVYHDAYCGDEQQFGQIMGMPARYKASRELIEKALLLNNSEADIKMNVRAGLTVSGEWFVNRKEKMQSIMDKFPDATAVDMESCSIAQVCHIYNVPFVSFRVISDVPLKDTNASQYYDFWSRAAEGSFEVTRHFIQSL, from the coding sequence ATGAAAATAGGAATCATCGTAGCGATGGACAAGGAGTTCGCACAACTCAGGTCCATTCTTGACAACGCCGTTGCGGAGCACCGCAACCACAAGGACTTCGTGCTTGGACAGATCGGCGGGAAGGAAATCGTATTGCAGAAGTGCGGCATCGGCAAGGTAAATTCTGCCGTCGGCGCGGTGGAAATGATCAATAATTATCAGCCCGACCTGATTATTTCGAGCGGTTGTGCCGGAGGTGCCGACACAAGTCTCGAAATGCTCGACGTGGTGGTGGCGGAAGAGTGTGTCTACCACGACGCTTACTGTGGCGACGAGCAGCAGTTCGGACAGATTATGGGAATGCCGGCACGCTACAAAGCCTCCCGGGAACTCATAGAAAAGGCACTCTTGCTGAATAATAGCGAGGCAGATATAAAGATGAATGTGAGGGCCGGACTTACCGTCAGCGGCGAATGGTTCGTGAACCGCAAGGAAAAGATGCAGTCTATTATGGACAAATTCCCCGACGCCACGGCCGTTGATATGGAAAGCTGCTCCATTGCGCAGGTCTGCCACATCTACAATGTGCCTTTCGTGTCGTTCCGTGTCATCAGCGACGTGCCCCTGAAAGACACCAATGCCAGCCAGTATTACGACTTCTGGAGCCGCGCGGCAGAAGGAAGTTTCGAGGTTACAAGGCACTTCATTCAGTCCTTATAA
- the map gene encoding type I methionyl aminopeptidase has protein sequence MILKKKRWHCLSGQEPTEMDLKIMAFEKKGKLVPTRNLIKTPEQIEGIRRAGVVNTGCLDAVANAIHVGMNTQEIDDICMQYCKDHNATPACLNYEGYPKSVCTSINEVVCHGIPKKEDVLQEGDIINVDMTCIVDGYYADASRMFIIGKTSPEKEKLVRVAKECLEIGAEAAKPYSFVGDIGHAVQKHAEKHGYGVVRDLCGHGVGLDFHEEPEVTHFGYRGTGMLLVPGMVFTIEPMINQGTWKVFLDADDPYGWEIITGDELPSAQWEHTFVMTEHGVEILTY, from the coding sequence ATGATATTGAAGAAAAAGAGGTGGCACTGTCTTTCTGGACAAGAGCCTACCGAAATGGATTTGAAGATAATGGCCTTCGAGAAGAAAGGCAAGTTGGTTCCGACACGCAACCTTATCAAGACTCCTGAACAGATAGAGGGAATCCGTAGGGCAGGTGTTGTGAATACAGGCTGCCTTGATGCTGTTGCCAACGCAATACACGTGGGGATGAACACACAGGAGATTGACGATATCTGTATGCAGTACTGCAAGGACCACAATGCCACTCCGGCGTGCCTTAACTACGAGGGCTATCCCAAGAGTGTGTGTACGAGCATCAACGAGGTGGTGTGCCACGGTATTCCGAAGAAGGAAGATGTGCTTCAGGAGGGCGACATCATCAACGTGGATATGACCTGCATCGTGGACGGCTACTATGCCGATGCAAGCCGAATGTTCATCATCGGGAAGACTTCTCCCGAGAAGGAAAAGCTCGTTCGTGTGGCGAAGGAGTGTCTGGAGATAGGTGCCGAGGCGGCGAAGCCGTATTCTTTCGTAGGCGACATCGGACACGCTGTGCAGAAGCACGCCGAAAAGCACGGCTACGGCGTTGTGCGCGACCTGTGCGGGCACGGAGTGGGGCTGGATTTCCACGAAGAACCCGAGGTAACCCACTTTGGCTACCGGGGCACGGGTATGCTGCTCGTGCCGGGAATGGTGTTCACCATCGAGCCGATGATCAATCAGGGCACGTGGAAAGTGTTTCTCGATGCCGACGACCCATACGGTTGGGAAATCATCACGGGCGACGAACTTCCCTCCGCGCAGTGGGAGCATACGTTCGTGATGACCGAGCACGGTGTGGAGATTCTTACATATTAG
- a CDS encoding CinA family protein, whose protein sequence is MEFESKIISRQIGDLLYASGFTLGTAESCTGGRISQAVIAIPGSSNYFKGGVVAYTDEAKEQILGVSAQTLAEKTAVSEETAREMVEGALKTLNVDFAISATGIAGPGGGTPETPVGMIWIGYGNRDEVRTFKLTENFGRDINLAIATNKAMRLMLDFLTEKLPKDV, encoded by the coding sequence ATGGAATTTGAAAGCAAGATTATTTCCCGCCAGATCGGCGACTTATTATACGCATCAGGCTTTACACTCGGTACGGCTGAAAGCTGCACCGGAGGCCGGATCAGTCAGGCTGTCATCGCCATTCCCGGCTCTTCCAACTATTTCAAGGGAGGCGTAGTGGCTTATACCGATGAGGCTAAGGAGCAGATTCTGGGCGTCTCTGCACAGACCTTGGCGGAGAAAACGGCTGTCAGCGAGGAAACTGCACGCGAGATGGTGGAGGGAGCGTTGAAAACCCTGAACGTTGATTTCGCCATTTCGGCAACAGGCATCGCGGGGCCGGGCGGCGGAACACCGGAAACTCCGGTGGGAATGATATGGATTGGCTACGGCAACAGGGACGAAGTGCGAACTTTCAAGCTCACGGAAAACTTCGGACGCGACATCAACCTCGCCATTGCCACCAACAAGGCAATGCGCTTAATGCTTGATTTTCTGACAGAAAAGCTGCCCAAGGACGTATAA
- a CDS encoding S-ribosylhomocysteine lyase, whose translation MDKIPSFTIDHLKLKRGIYVSRQDSVGGEVITTFDIRMKEPNREPALHIGALHAIEHLAATYLRNDGEWKDSVIYWGPMGCLTGNYLILRGDLQSSDIVSLMRKTFEFVADFEGEIPGAQPKDCGNYLLHDLPMAKWEARKYLDEVLNRITDENLIYPTKEE comes from the coding sequence ATGGACAAGATACCTTCGTTTACCATCGACCACCTCAAGCTGAAGCGTGGCATCTATGTGAGCCGGCAAGACAGCGTGGGCGGCGAAGTGATAACCACTTTCGACATTCGTATGAAAGAGCCGAACCGTGAGCCTGCGCTGCACATCGGTGCGCTGCACGCCATAGAGCATCTGGCTGCCACCTATCTCCGCAACGACGGGGAATGGAAAGACAGCGTGATCTACTGGGGACCGATGGGCTGCCTGACGGGCAATTACCTTATCCTCCGCGGCGATTTGCAGTCGTCGGACATCGTGAGCCTGATGCGAAAGACCTTTGAGTTTGTTGCCGACTTCGAGGGCGAGATACCCGGTGCACAGCCGAAGGACTGCGGAAACTATCTGCTCCACGACCTCCCGATGGCAAAATGGGAGGCGAGAAAGTATCTCGACGAAGTGCTGAACCGAATCACGGACGAGAACCTTATTTATCCTACGAAGGAAGAGTAG
- the rpmG gene encoding 50S ribosomal protein L33 → MAKKAKGNRVQVILECTEMKSSGLPGTSRYITTKNRKNTAERLELKKYNPILKKMTLHKEIK, encoded by the coding sequence ATGGCAAAGAAAGCTAAAGGAAATAGAGTTCAGGTTATTCTTGAATGCACTGAAATGAAGAGTAGCGGTCTGCCAGGTACAAGCCGTTATATAACAACAAAGAATCGCAAGAATACTGCTGAGCGTCTTGAGCTCAAGAAGTACAATCCGATTCTGAAGAAGATGACTCTTCACAAGGAGATTAAGTAA
- a CDS encoding nitroreductase family protein, whose translation MKNFLDLCNERFAARKFTDEPVSDEDLHYLMESIRLAPSAANRQPWRFLIVRSEEAKRKLRECYAGQWFQSVPIYIIGMKNESTCWVRKEDGKPHADIDLAIATEHFCLAAAERGLGTCWVCHYDPVKLREHFSEEGFEAVVIVPFGHLAADCPRKEKERKASEEIFKEM comes from the coding sequence ATGAAGAATTTTCTTGACCTCTGCAACGAACGCTTCGCAGCACGCAAGTTTACCGACGAGCCTGTGAGCGACGAGGATTTGCACTATCTGATGGAATCCATCCGTCTCGCGCCGTCGGCAGCCAATCGTCAGCCGTGGCGTTTTCTTATCGTAAGGTCCGAAGAGGCAAAACGGAAACTGCGCGAGTGCTATGCCGGGCAGTGGTTTCAGTCGGTACCTATATATATAATAGGTATGAAGAACGAATCAACGTGCTGGGTGCGCAAGGAAGACGGCAAGCCACACGCCGACATCGACCTTGCCATTGCCACCGAACATTTCTGTCTGGCAGCCGCTGAACGTGGTCTGGGCACTTGCTGGGTGTGCCATTACGACCCTGTTAAGCTCCGCGAGCATTTCTCCGAAGAAGGGTTCGAGGCCGTAGTCATCGTTCCTTTCGGACATCTTGCAGCCGACTGCCCACGAAAGGAAAAGGAACGCAAGGCGAGCGAAGAGATTTTTAAGGAAATGTGA
- a CDS encoding cupin domain-containing protein, with amino-acid sequence MEKFEKGKVFNMSNVIDYAEDGVISKEIIHNNAGSVTLFSFDAGQGLSEHFAPFDALLSVFDGEMELTVEGIVYNIKQGESYVIPSGARHSVKANQPFKMTITMIRGNE; translated from the coding sequence ATGGAAAAGTTTGAGAAAGGAAAAGTTTTTAATATGAGCAACGTGATTGACTATGCCGAAGACGGAGTAATCAGCAAGGAAATCATCCACAACAATGCAGGCAGCGTAACGCTCTTCAGTTTCGATGCAGGTCAGGGACTTTCAGAGCATTTCGCTCCGTTCGATGCGCTCCTGTCCGTGTTCGACGGCGAAATGGAACTTACCGTAGAAGGCATTGTTTACAACATTAAACAAGGCGAAAGCTATGTTATTCCCAGTGGTGCACGCCATTCCGTCAAGGCCAATCAGCCCTTCAAGATGACGATTACAATGATTCGGGGCAACGAATAG
- a CDS encoding YfhO family protein yields MNAFKKCLPDVLVIVLFAAISFAYFFKPVTEGKILFRHDSEAAVGLGQEQKEYSERTGETTRWTNAVFGGMPTYQLAPSYDSTDGLSGVMTAYHLWLPTNVWFVFAYLLGFYILLRAFDFRASLAALGSIIWAFSSYFLIIIAAGHIWKVMALAYLPPMIAGVVLAYRGKYLWGFVVTAIFTAFEVKANHVQMTYYYLFIVLFMVVAYLVQAVREKQLPHFLKASGVLLVAGAIGVGINISNLYHTWEYQKESMRGKSELKKADSANQTSSGLERDYITQWSYGVDETLTLLVPNAKGGASMPLSMNSSAMDKANSDVMNALPQIYESLPQYFGSQPGTSGPVYVGAFVLFLFVLGIFIVKSPLKWALLAATLLSVLLSWGRNFMGFTDFFLDYVPMYAKFRTVASILVIAEFTIPLLAMLALKEIVDNREVLTRKIRYVYVSLALTAGVALIMALIPNMMGPFVSNEEIQTISGIPGMTAEFQNTLTTSLSTMRAAMVSADAWRSFVIIIIGVGMLLFFKAQKFRPVYLVAGLSVLCLIDLWQVDKRYLNDDMFVPKSVRDEGFQASQTDQMILQDKSLNYRVLNFSSGAFNENNTSYFHKSIGGYHPAKLRRYQEMIDKYIAPEMNAAMQEISAKGGNMAEVDGDKAFPVLNMLNAKYFIVPLQGGQTMPVTNIYAQGNGWFVDRITYVDDANAEYDQVGKISVRHEAVADKQFEAVLGQTQTNDSSAIVKLDKYEPNRLEYTVSSAKGGIVVFSEIYYPGWTATIDGQPAELGRANYILRALNVKPGQHKVVLDFHPTSIDKTETVAYAAIAILILAVLAIVFMEWKKRRQKSE; encoded by the coding sequence ATGAATGCTTTCAAGAAATGTCTGCCTGACGTACTAGTCATTGTACTCTTTGCAGCAATCTCCTTTGCCTATTTCTTCAAGCCCGTTACCGAAGGGAAGATTCTCTTCCGACACGATTCCGAGGCTGCCGTGGGACTGGGACAGGAACAGAAGGAGTATAGCGAACGCACGGGCGAAACCACCCGATGGACAAACGCCGTGTTCGGAGGTATGCCCACCTATCAGCTTGCCCCTTCCTACGATTCTACGGACGGGCTGTCGGGCGTGATGACGGCCTACCACCTTTGGCTGCCCACCAACGTCTGGTTCGTCTTTGCCTATCTGTTGGGCTTCTACATCCTGCTGCGCGCCTTCGATTTCCGTGCCTCGCTGGCAGCTCTGGGCAGTATTATATGGGCATTCTCGTCCTATTTCCTGATAATCATCGCCGCCGGACACATCTGGAAGGTTATGGCTCTCGCCTATCTGCCCCCGATGATAGCCGGAGTGGTGCTTGCCTATCGGGGGAAATACCTTTGGGGATTCGTGGTAACGGCTATTTTCACGGCTTTTGAAGTGAAGGCGAACCACGTGCAGATGACTTATTACTATCTGTTCATCGTGCTCTTTATGGTTGTTGCCTATCTCGTGCAGGCTGTCCGTGAGAAGCAGCTTCCCCATTTCCTCAAGGCTTCGGGCGTGCTGCTCGTGGCGGGAGCCATAGGTGTGGGCATCAACATTTCCAATCTCTACCATACTTGGGAATATCAGAAGGAAAGTATGCGCGGGAAGAGCGAGCTGAAGAAGGCAGACAGTGCCAACCAGACTTCCTCGGGACTGGAGCGCGACTACATAACACAATGGAGCTACGGCGTGGACGAGACGCTGACGCTGCTCGTGCCCAATGCAAAGGGTGGCGCAAGCATGCCGCTGAGTATGAACTCGTCGGCAATGGACAAGGCAAACAGCGACGTGATGAACGCCCTGCCGCAGATATATGAAAGTCTGCCACAGTATTTCGGCTCGCAGCCGGGCACCAGCGGTCCCGTATATGTAGGTGCTTTCGTGCTCTTCCTCTTCGTTCTGGGCATCTTCATCGTGAAGAGTCCGCTCAAATGGGCATTGCTGGCAGCCACGCTGCTTTCCGTTCTGCTCTCTTGGGGACGCAACTTTATGGGATTCACAGACTTCTTCCTCGACTACGTGCCGATGTATGCCAAGTTCCGAACCGTGGCAAGCATCCTCGTCATCGCCGAATTTACGATACCGCTGCTTGCAATGCTCGCATTGAAAGAGATTGTGGACAACCGTGAAGTGCTCACGAGGAAGATTCGATACGTCTACGTGAGCCTTGCGCTTACTGCCGGCGTGGCACTGATAATGGCTTTGATTCCGAATATGATGGGTCCGTTCGTGAGCAACGAGGAAATACAGACCATTTCCGGCATTCCGGGAATGACGGCAGAGTTTCAGAACACGCTGACAACCAGTCTCTCCACGATGCGTGCGGCAATGGTGAGCGCGGATGCTTGGCGTTCGTTCGTCATCATCATCATCGGAGTGGGAATGCTGCTATTCTTCAAGGCGCAGAAATTCAGACCGGTGTATCTCGTTGCAGGCCTCAGCGTCCTCTGTCTCATCGACCTCTGGCAGGTGGACAAGCGTTATCTGAACGATGATATGTTTGTGCCGAAGAGCGTCCGCGACGAGGGTTTTCAGGCTTCTCAGACCGACCAGATGATTCTTCAGGACAAATCGCTGAACTATCGTGTGCTGAATTTCTCGTCGGGAGCGTTCAATGAGAACAACACTTCCTACTTCCACAAGAGCATAGGCGGCTATCATCCGGCAAAACTGCGCCGCTATCAGGAAATGATAGACAAGTACATCGCTCCCGAAATGAATGCCGCGATGCAGGAAATATCTGCAAAGGGCGGAAATATGGCGGAAGTGGACGGCGACAAGGCGTTCCCGGTGCTCAATATGCTGAACGCTAAATACTTCATCGTGCCACTTCAGGGTGGTCAGACGATGCCTGTTACCAATATTTACGCACAGGGCAACGGATGGTTTGTAGACAGAATCACCTACGTGGACGATGCAAACGCAGAATACGATCAGGTTGGAAAAATCAGCGTGCGCCACGAAGCCGTGGCAGACAAGCAATTTGAAGCCGTTCTCGGACAGACGCAGACCAACGATTCTTCGGCAATCGTGAAGCTCGACAAGTATGAACCGAACCGTCTTGAATACACCGTAAGCTCCGCAAAGGGCGGCATCGTGGTGTTCTCTGAAATATACTATCCGGGTTGGACGGCCACCATAGACGGTCAGCCGGCGGAATTGGGAAGGGCAAACTACATTCTGCGTGCGCTGAACGTGAAGCCGGGACAGCACAAGGTGGTGCTCGACTTCCACCCAACAAGTATCGACAAGACCGAAACCGTGGCATACGCAGCCATTGCCATCCTCATTCTGGCTGTTCTCGCAATAGTCTTTATGGAATGGAAGAAGCGCAGACAGAAGAGCGAATAG
- the tsaD gene encoding tRNA (adenosine(37)-N6)-threonylcarbamoyltransferase complex transferase subunit TsaD yields the protein MENQDIYILGIESSCDDTSAAVLRNGVILSNVTASQDVHKAYGGVVPELASRAHQQNVVPVVDQAIKRAGITKEQLSAVAFTRGPGLMGSLLVGVSFAKGFARSLGIPLIDVNHLQGHVLAHFIKESDDDSSMPPFPFICLLVSGGNSQIVKVNAYNDMEVMGQTIDDAAGEAIDKCSKVMGLGYPGGPIIDRLARQGNPKAYKFAEPNVPGYDYSFSGLKTSFLYNLREWIKDEPDFIENHKEDLAASLEFTIVDILMKKLRKAVKDTGIRHVAVAGGVSANNGLRNSFQEHAAKYGWTIYIPKFSYTTDNAAMIASVGTFKYRDRKFGSIDMPAFSKVTFE from the coding sequence ATGGAAAATCAGGATATATATATATTAGGTATAGAAAGCAGTTGCGACGACACGAGTGCGGCTGTCTTGAGGAATGGTGTCATCCTGAGCAATGTTACGGCGTCGCAGGATGTGCACAAGGCATACGGAGGAGTGGTTCCCGAACTGGCATCGCGTGCGCATCAGCAGAACGTCGTGCCGGTGGTGGATCAGGCCATCAAGCGTGCGGGCATCACTAAGGAACAGTTGTCGGCCGTAGCCTTCACACGCGGTCCGGGCCTGATGGGCAGCCTGTTGGTGGGCGTGAGCTTTGCAAAGGGCTTTGCGCGTTCGCTCGGTATTCCCCTGATCGACGTGAACCACTTGCAGGGACACGTGTTGGCACACTTCATAAAGGAGAGCGACGACGACAGCAGTATGCCTCCGTTCCCGTTCATCTGCCTGCTGGTGTCGGGAGGCAACTCGCAGATTGTCAAGGTAAATGCCTACAACGATATGGAAGTGATGGGACAGACCATCGACGACGCTGCCGGAGAGGCCATCGACAAGTGCTCCAAAGTGATGGGACTGGGCTATCCGGGCGGCCCCATCATCGACAGACTGGCACGTCAGGGAAACCCCAAGGCCTATAAGTTTGCCGAACCGAATGTGCCGGGTTACGACTATTCTTTCTCGGGGTTGAAGACCTCTTTCCTCTACAATCTGCGTGAATGGATCAAGGATGAGCCGGATTTCATCGAGAACCATAAGGAGGATTTGGCGGCAAGTCTTGAGTTCACGATAGTGGACATTCTTATGAAGAAGCTCCGTAAGGCCGTGAAAGACACCGGCATCAGGCACGTTGCCGTGGCAGGCGGCGTTTCTGCCAACAATGGTTTGCGCAACTCCTTCCAAGAGCACGCAGCCAAGTACGGCTGGACTATCTACATTCCGAAGTTCAGCTATACCACGGACAATGCGGCAATGATTGCGAGTGTGGGCACATTCAAGTATCGGGACAGGAAGTTTGGCTCGATAGATATGCCCGCATTCAGCAAGGTAACATTTGAATAA
- the rpmB gene encoding 50S ribosomal protein L28, which produces MSKICQITGKKAQRGNNVSHSKHRTKRSFDVNLFSKKFYYVEESCWISLKISAAGLRLINKVGLDQALKQAVSKGYVDWKDIKVIGE; this is translated from the coding sequence ATGTCTAAGATTTGTCAAATCACAGGAAAGAAGGCACAGCGAGGTAATAATGTGTCTCACTCAAAGCATCGCACAAAGCGCAGCTTTGACGTAAACCTCTTCAGCAAGAAGTTCTACTATGTAGAAGAGTCTTGTTGGATTTCTTTGAAGATTAGTGCTGCTGGTCTTCGTCTCATTAATAAGGTTGGCTTGGATCAGGCTTTGAAGCAGGCAGTTTCAAAGGGCTATGTCGACTGGAAGGATATTAAAGTTATAGGAGAGTAA
- a CDS encoding DMP19 family protein: MLEVKIKDSALRAAAETGEDAFVQVFVDAISDAVGGVLTQENMQQLSPDQITLLGWSYLHEEVMDGGYIQLIHNGFGAFIFRNPFAAAMRNWGLTELYFHIRRAKKAYDRYHERIEEEMSDDDFMALYEQMPEFDNSDDEFIVNEEEWTGMVAEYIDNHIEDFVIVENE, translated from the coding sequence ATGTTGGAAGTAAAGATTAAGGATTCAGCCTTGCGGGCTGCTGCCGAAACAGGCGAAGACGCATTTGTGCAGGTTTTTGTTGATGCCATCAGCGATGCCGTCGGTGGTGTGCTGACGCAGGAGAATATGCAGCAGCTCAGTCCCGACCAGATAACGCTGCTCGGTTGGAGCTATCTGCACGAGGAAGTGATGGACGGCGGATATATCCAGTTGATTCATAACGGCTTCGGTGCATTCATCTTCAGGAATCCGTTTGCCGCTGCGATGCGCAACTGGGGGCTGACGGAGTTGTATTTTCACATTCGCCGTGCCAAGAAGGCATACGACAGGTATCACGAAAGGATAGAGGAGGAAATGTCGGATGACGACTTTATGGCTCTCTACGAGCAGATGCCCGAGTTCGACAATTCGGACGACGAATTCATCGTGAACGAGGAGGAATGGACGGGTATGGTGGCTGAGTACATCGACAATCATATCGAAGACTTTGTAATTGTTGAAAATGAATAA
- the smpB gene encoding SsrA-binding protein SmpB, which produces MNKEEQEIRKKSPVQIRNKKASFEYYFIDTFTAGIVLTGTEIKSIRAGKASLVDTFCIINKGEIWVQGMNISPYFYGSYSNHEAKRMRKLLLSKREIRRLEEDAKTPGYTIVPTLVFIDGNGRAKVDIALCRGKKEYDKRQTLKEKEDRREMDRAMKRY; this is translated from the coding sequence ATGAATAAGGAAGAACAGGAAATAAGAAAGAAGTCGCCGGTGCAGATACGCAACAAGAAGGCTTCCTTTGAATATTATTTTATAGATACGTTCACTGCCGGCATCGTGCTCACGGGTACGGAAATCAAGTCCATCCGTGCCGGCAAGGCTTCGTTGGTGGATACGTTTTGCATCATCAACAAGGGCGAGATATGGGTGCAGGGAATGAACATCTCTCCCTATTTCTACGGTTCGTATTCCAATCACGAGGCAAAGCGTATGCGCAAGCTCCTCCTGAGCAAGCGCGAGATACGCCGTCTGGAGGAAGACGCGAAGACGCCGGGCTACACCATCGTGCCGACGCTCGTGTTCATAGACGGCAACGGAAGGGCGAAGGTGGACATTGCGCTGTGCCGTGGTAAGAAGGAATACGACAAGCGGCAGACGCTGAAGGAAAAGGAGGACAGAAGAGAGATGGACAGGGCGATGAAGAGGTACTGA